In the Gossypium arboreum isolate Shixiya-1 chromosome 10, ASM2569848v2, whole genome shotgun sequence genome, one interval contains:
- the LOC108458062 gene encoding probable WRKY transcription factor 31, protein MGKGWGLTLDSDPVTSNFFTNKSNSTTNVAGGSFLGLKQHHHHRDMFQFPVSLAGSRDDDRRGTSASSSPSDDTKLLVDEVDFFSDKKVRVVDDVKKESIEAPASDLDVNTGLLLLTAGSDQSTVDDGVSSDMEDKRAKNELAQLQDELKRMNAENQKLKDMLSHVSNNYSALHMHLVTLMQQQQQQPPQRNRETQAIQESKPEEVTPLQILDLRRPSAAGAEAAETISHSSSEERTRSGTPPSNVEKRVNREESPESESWGPNCKVQKLNSGKPVDQSTEATMRKARVSVRARSEAPMITDGCQWRKYGQKMAKGNPCPRAYYRCTMAVGCPVRKQVQRCADDRTILITTYEGNHNHPLPPAAMAMASTTAAAASMLLSGSMPSADGIMNPNLLARAILPCSSSMATISASAPFPTVTLDLTHSPNPLQFQRPPPPPTQFQVPFPGQPTPVSAPQLPQVFGQPLYNNNQSKFSGLQLSQEMGSSQLGHHQQQQQHQAPPQQPPTLADTVSAATAAITNDPNFTAALAAAISSIISGGTHPNSSNNNNNRQ, encoded by the exons aTGGGCAAAGGATGGGGTCTTACCCTTGATTCCGATCCTGTTACTAGTAATTTCTTCACAAACAAATCCAATTCCACCACCAACGTCGCCGGCGGTTCTTTTCTCGGGTTAAAGCAACACCACCACCACCGAGACATGTTTCAGTTCCCTGTTAGTCTTGCTGGGTCGAGAGATGACGACCGCCGTGGAACTTCAGCTTCTTCTTCGCCGTCTGATGATACCAAGCTTCTCGTCGATGAGGTTGATTTTTTCTCCGATAAGAAAGTTAGGGTCGTTGATGATGTCAAAAAGGAGAGTATAGAAGCTCCGGCGTCTGATTTGGATGTAAAT ACTGGATTGTTGCTTCTCACTGCCGGAAGTGATCAATCAACTGTTGATGACGGTGTTTCATCGGATATGGAAGATAAACGAGCTAAAAATGAA CTGGCTCAATTACAAGATGAATTGAAACGTATGAATGCTGAGAACCAGAAGCTTAAAGACATGCTCAGCCATGTAAGTAACAATTACAGTGCTCTCCATATGCACCTGGTCACCTTAatgcaacaacaacaacaacaaccccCACAAAGGAACCGAGAAACACAAGCTATCCAAGAATCCAAACCCGAAGAGGTGACGCCGTTACAGATTTTGGATCTACGCCGTCCCTCGGCTGCCGGAGCAGAAGCGGCGGAGACGATATCTCATTCGTCGTCGGAAGAAAGGACACGTTCTGGGACACCTCCGAGTAACGTGGAGAAGAGGGTGAATAGAGAAGAAAGCCCGGAATCTGAGAGTtggggaccaaattgtaaagttcaAAAACTGAATTCTGGGAAACCAGTTGATCAATCCACTGAAGCAACCATGAGGAAAGCTCGTGTTTCAGTTCGAGCTCGATCGGAAGCTCCAATG ATTACTGATGGATGTCAATGGAGAAAATATGGTCAAAAGATGGCGAAAGGAAACCCATGTCCTCGAGCTTATTACCGGTGCACCATGGCCGTCGGTTGTCCGGTCCGGAAACAA GTTCAACGTTGTGCGGATGATAGAACAATATTGATAACAACTTACGAGGGCAACCACAACCACCCACTTCCACCGGCTGCCATGGCAATGGCATCGACAACGGCAGCAGCTGCTAGCATGTTGCTTTCAGGTTCAATGCCGAGTGCCGATGGAATCATGAACCCTAACTTACTAGCCAGGGCAATCCTTCCTTGCTCCTCAAGTATGGCAACTATTTCAGCTTCTGCCCCATTCCCAACCGTGACATTGGACCTTACACACTCGCCGAACCCTCTGCAATTCCAACGGCCACCGCCTCCGCCGACACAGTTCCAAGTCCCATTTCCCGGCCAACCGACGCCGGTTTCCGCCCCCCAATTGCCTCAGGTTTTTGGCCAGCCATTGTACAATAATAATCAGTCCAAATTCTCAGGCTTGCAGTTATCCCAAGAAATGGGGTCTTCCCAATTAGGCCACcaccaacaacaacaacaacaccaAGCTCCGCCACAACAGCCTCCGACGCTAGCCGACACAGTCAGTGCCGCAACCGCCGCCATCACAAACGACCCCAACTTCACTGCCGCCCTCGCGGCTGCCATCTCCTCCATCATCAGCGGCGGAACTCACCCGAACAgcagcaacaacaacaacaataggCAATAA